A window of Festucalex cinctus isolate MCC-2025b chromosome 6, RoL_Fcin_1.0, whole genome shotgun sequence contains these coding sequences:
- the cdkn2d gene encoding cyclin-dependent kinase 4 inhibitor D — protein sequence MVQTHGARGLTAAAARGNLGEVRRILEEGRLHPDTINEFGRTALQVMMMGNSKVARLLLENGADPNVHEAGGTAPVHDAARAGFVDTLQVLVEYGASVNVADHTGALPIHLAIKEGHRHAVEFLAPLSNLRHTNADNQTAMDVAQASRQPDMIGLLFAHSRS from the exons ATGGTTCAGACGCACGGCGCCCGAGGATTGACGGCAGCGGCTGCCCGGGGGAACCTCGGCGAGGTGCGGAGGATTCTGGAAGAAGGCAGGCTGCATCCCGATACTATCAACGAGTTCGGCAGGACGGCGCTACAG GTGATGATGATGGGCAACTCCAAGGTAGCCCGCCTGCTCCTGGAAAATGGAGCCGACCCCAACGTGCATGAAGCGGGCGGGACCGCGCCGGTCCACGATGCCGCCCGCGCGGGCTTCGTGGACACGCTGCAGGTCCTGGTGGAGTACGGCGCTTCGGTCAACGTGGCAGACCACACCGGCGCCCTGCCCATCCACTTGGCCATCAAGGAGGGCCACCGCCACGCCGTGGAGTTCCTGGCGCCGCTTTCCAACCTGCGCCACACCAACGCCGACAACCAGACGGCCATGGACGTGGCCCAAGCATCCCGCCAGCCCGACATGATCGGCCTGCTCTTCGCTCACAGTCGTTCGTAG
- the ap1m2 gene encoding AP-1 complex subunit mu-2 gives MSLSAVFVLDLKGKVLICRNYKGDVDMAEIDHFMPLLMQHDEEGLMCPVMSHGNVHFMWIKHSNLYLVATTNKNSNASLVYSFLYKLVEVFTEYFKELEEESIQDNFVVVYELLDELMDFGFPQTTDSKILQEYITQEGAKLEVAKSKVPTTVTNAVSWRSEGIKYKKNEVFIDVIESINVLVNANGSVMSSDIVGSIKLKTMLSGMPELRLGLNDRVLFALTGRDKGKTVVMEDVKFHQCVRLSRFENDRTISFIPPDGESELMSYRINTHVKPLIWIESVIEKFSHSRVEIMVKAKGQFKKQSVANNVEVRVPVPSDADSPKFKTSTGHAKYVPEKNLVVWTIKSFPGGKEFLMRAHFGLPSVENDELEGKPPITVKFEIPYFTVSGIQVRYMKIIEKSGYQALPWVRYITQSGDYQLRTNM, from the exons ATGTCTCTCTCGGCTGTGTTTGTGTTGGATCTGAAGGGGAAG GTGTTGATATGTCGCAACTATAAAGGCGATGTTGACATGGCGGAAATTGACCACTTCATGCCTCTGCTCATGCAACACGACGAGGAGGGGCTTATGTGTCCTGTGATGTCACACGGCAACGTTCACTTCATGTGGATCAAACACAGCAACCTCTACT TGGTGGCCACCACAAACAAGAACTCAAACGCCTCACTTGTGTACTCCTTCCTTTATAAACTTGTCGAG GTGTTTACAGAGTATTTCAAGGAGCTAGAAGAGGAGAGCATTCAGGACAACTTTGTGGTCGTCTACGAGCTCCTAGACGAGCTGATGGACTTTGGATTTCCTCAGACTACTGACAGCAAGATCCTTCAGGA gtACATTACACAGGAGGGTGCCAAACTCGAGGTGGCAAAGTCGAAGGTGCCGACCACGGTCACCAACGCCGTTTCCTGGAGGTCTGAGGgcattaaatacaaaaagaatGAAGTCTTTATCGATGTCATCGAGTCTATCAATGTGTTG GTGAATGCAAACGGCAGCGTGATGAGCAGCGACATCGTGGGCAGCATCAAACTGAAGACGATGCTGTCAGGGATGCCCGAACTGCGTCTCGGTCTCAACGACAGAGTGCTGTTCGCGCTCACCGGAC GTGACAAGGGCAAGACGGTGGTGATGGAAGATGTGAAGTTCCACCAGTGTGTGCGTTTGTCACGCTTCGAGAACGACCGCACCATCTCCTTCATTCCTCCGGATGGGGAGTCGGAACTTATGTCGTATCGCATCAACACCCAT GTGAAACCGCTGATATGGATTGAATCAGTCATAGAGAAGTTCTCTCACAGCAGAGTGGAAATCATGGTGAAG GCAAAGGGCCAGTTTAAAAAACAATCTGTTGCAAACAACGTGGAGGTGAGGGTTCCTGTCCCAAGTGATGCCGACTCGCCCAAGTTCAAAACCAGCACGGGCCATGCAAAATATGTACCGGAAAAGAACCTGGTGGTGTGGACCATCAAGTCTTTCCCA GGAGGCAAAGAATTCCTAATGAGGGCCCACTTTGGTCTGCCCAGCGTGGAGAATGATGAGCTTGAAGGCAAACCTCCTATTACTGTCAAATTTGAAATCCCTTACTTCACGGTCTCTGGAATACAG gtgCGATACATGAAGATAATAGAAAAAAGTGGTTACCAAGCATTGCCGTGGGTCCGTTACATTACGCAAAGTGGAG ATTACCAGCTGCGGACCAATATGTAA